A genomic window from Oryctolagus cuniculus chromosome 12, mOryCun1.1, whole genome shotgun sequence includes:
- the LOC138844762 gene encoding cytochrome P450 1A2 isoform X2 — MPPRPEPAAVDSPHSPADLKHLPLQMAMSPAAPLSVTELLLVSAVFCLVFWAVRASRPKVPKGLKRLPGPWGWPLLGHLLTLGKNPHVALARLSRRYGDVFQIRLGSTPVVVLSGLDTIKQALVRQGDDFKGRPDLYSSSFITEGQSMTFSPDSGPVWAARRRLAQDSLKSFSIASNPASSSSCYLEEHVSQEAENLIGRFQELMAAVGRFDPYSQLVVSAARVIGAMCFGRRFPQGSEEMLDVVRNSSKFVETASSGSPVDFFPILRYLPNRPLQRFKDFNQRFLRFLQKTVREHYEDFDRNSIQDITGALFKHSEKNSKANSGLIPQEKIVNLVNDIFGAGFDTITTALSWSLMYLVTNPRRQRKIQEELDAVVGRARQPRLSDRPQLPYLEAFILELFRHTSFVPFTIPHRQLWGDPEEFRPERFLTADGAAINKPLSEKVTLFGLGKRRCIGETLARWEVFLFLAILLQRLEFSVPPGVPVDLTPIYGLTMKHPRCEHVQARPRFSDQ, encoded by the exons ATGCCCCCTCGGCCGGAGCCTGCCGCCGTGGacagcccccacagccccgccGATCTGAAGCACCTGCCTCTACAG ATGGCGATGTCCCCAGCCGCTCCCCTCTCGGTCACTGAGCTGCTCCTGGTCTCTGCCGTCTTCTGCCTGGTGTTCTGGGCGGTCAGGGCCTCGAGGCCTAAGGTCCCCAAAGGCCTGAAGCGTCTgccggggccctggggctggccccTGCTCGGGCACCTGCTGACGCTGGGCAAGAACCCGCACGTGGCGCTGGCGCGGCTGAGCCGGCGCTACGGGGACGTGTTCCAGATCCGCCTGGGCTCCACGCCCGTGGTGGTGCTCAGCGGCCTGGACACCATCAAGCAGGCCTTGGTGCGGCAAGGCGACGACTTCAAGGGCCGGCCTGACCTCTACAGCTCCTCCTTCATCACCGAGGGCCAGAGCATGACCTTCAGCCCAGACTCGGGGCCCGTGTGGGCCGCCCGCCGGCGCCTGGCCCAGGACTCCCTGAAGAGCTTCTCCATCGCCTCCAACCccgcctcctccagctcctgctacCTGGAGGAGCACGTGAGCCAGGAGGCCGAGAACCTCATCGGCAGGTTCCAGGAGCTGATGGCGGCTGTGGGGCGCTTCGACCCCTACAGCCAGCTGGTGGTGTCGGCGGCCAGGGTCATCGGGGCCATGTGCTTTGGGCGGCGCTTCCCGCAGGGCAGTGAGGAGATGCTGGACGTCGTGAGGAACAGCAGCAAGTTCGTGGAGACCGCCTCTTCCGGCAGCCCCGTGGACTTCTTCCCCATCCTGCGCTACCTGCCCAACCGCCCCCTGCAGAGGTTCAAGGACTTCAACCAGAGGTTCCTGCGGTTCCTGCAGAAAACCGTCCGGGAGCACTATGAGGACTTCGACAGG AACAGCATCCAGGACATCACGGGCGCCCTCTTCAAGCACAGCGAAAAGAACTCCAAGGCCAACAGCGGCCTCATCCCCCAGGAGAAGATCGTCAACCTCGTCAACGACATCTTTGGAGCTG GGTTTGACACCATCACCACAGCACTCTCATGGAGCCTCATGTACCTGGTGACCAAccccaggagacagagaaagatccagGAGGAGCTGG ACGCTGTGGTTGGCAGGGCGCGGCAGCCCCGCCTCTCCGACAGACCCCAGCTGCCCTACCTGGAGGCCTTCATCCTGGAGCTCTTCCGACACACCTCTTTCGTCCCCTTCACCATCCCCCACAG GCAGCTGTGGGGGGACCCGGAGGAGTTCCGGCCCGAGCGATTCCTCACTGCGGACGGCGCGGCCATCAACAAGCCCCTGAGTGAGAAGGTCACGCTCTTCGGCCTCGGCAAGCGCAGGTGCATCGGGGAGACCCTGGCCAGGTGGGAAGTCTTCCTCTTCCTGGCCATCCTGCTCCAGCGGCTGGAGTTCAGCGTGCCACCCGGCGTGCCCGTGGACCTGACCCCCATCTACGGGCTGACCATGAAGCACCCGCGCTGTGAGCATGTCCAGGCTCGCCCACGCTTCTCCGACCAGTGA
- the LOC127489545 gene encoding cytochrome P450 1A1: MVSDFGLPTFISATELLLASAVFCLVFWVAGASKPRVPKGLKRLPGPWGWPLLGHVLTLGKNPHVALARLSRRYGDVFQIRLGSTPVVVLSGLDTIKQALVRQGDDFKGRPDLYSFSFVTKGQSMIFGSDSGPVWAARRRLAQNALNSFSVASDPASSSSCYLEEHVSQEAENLISKFQELMAAVGHFDPYRYVVMSVANVICAMCFGRRYDHDDQELLSLVNLNDEFGKVAASGSPADFFLILRYLPNPALDTFKDLNERFYSFTQERVKEHCRSFEKGHIRDITDSLIKHYRVDRLDENANVQVSDEKTVGIVLDLFGAGFDTVTTAISWSLMYLVTKPSIQRKIQEELDAVVGRARRPRFSDRPQLPYLEAVIMETFRHTSFLPFTIPHSTTRDTSLGGFYIPKGRCVFVNQWQNNHDPELWGDPEAFRPERFLTPSGAVDKALTEKVLLFGLGKRKCIGETIGRLEVFLFLATLLQQVEFSVSPGTTVDMTPIYGLTMKHARCEHFQAKLRFEA; this comes from the exons ATGGTTTCCGATTTTGGACTCCCCACCTTCATCTCAGCCACCGAgctgctcctggcctctgccgTCTTCTGCCTGGTGTTCTGGGTGGCTGGAGCCTCAAAACCTCGGGTCCCCAAAGGCCTGAAGCGTCTgccggggccctggggctggccccTGCTTGGGCACGTGCTGACGCTGGGCAAGAACCCACATGTGGCGCTGGCGCGGCTGAGCCGGCGCTACGGGGACGTGTTCCAGATCCGCCTGGGCTCCACGCCCGTGGTGGTGCTCAGCGGCCTGGACACCATCAAGCAGGCCTTGGTGCGGCAGGGCGACGACTTCAAGGGCCGGCCTGACCTCTACAGCTTCTCCTTCGTCACTAAGGGCCAGAGCATGATCTTCGGCTCAGACTCGGGGCCCGTGTGGGCCGCCCGCCGGCGCCTGGCCCAGAACGCCCTGAACAGTTTCTCCGTGGCCTCCGACCccgcctcctccagctcctgctacCTGGAGGAGCACGTGAGCCAGGAGGCCGAGAACCTCATCAGCAAGTTCCAGGAGCTGATGGCGGCGGTGGGGCACTTCGACCCCTACAGGTACGTGGTGATGTCCGTGGCCAATGTCATCTGTGCCATGTGCTTTGGCCGGCGCTATGACCACGACGACCAGGAGCTGCTGAGCCTCGTCAACCTGAACGATGAGTTCGGGAAGGTGGCGGCCTCCGGAAGCCCCGCCGACTTCTTCCTCATCCTCCGCTACCTGCCCAACCCTGCCCTGGACACCTTCAAGGACCTGAATGAGAGGTTCTACAGTTTCACCCAGGAGAGGGTCAAGGAGCACTGCAGAAGCTTCGAGAAG ggccacatccgggacATCACGGACAGCCTGATCAAGCACTACCGGGTGGACAGGTTGGACGAGAATGCCAACGTCCAGGTGTCGGACGAGAAGACCGTTGGTATTGTCTTGGACCTCTTCGGAGCTG GGTTTGACACGGTCACAACTGCCATCTCGTGGAGCCTCATGTACCTGGTGACCAAGCCCAGCATACAGAGAAAGATCCAGGAGGAGCTGG ACGCTGTGGTTGGCAGGGCGCGGCGGCCGCGGTTCTCCGACAGACCCCAGCTGCCCTACCTGGAGGCCGTCATCATGGAGACCTTCCGACACACCTCTTTCCTCCCCTTCACCATCCCCCACAG caCCACAAGGGACACCAGTCTGGGTGGCTTTTACATCCCCAAGGGACGCTGTGTCTTCGTGAACCAGTGGCAGAACAACCACGACCC GGAGCTGTGGGGTGACCCCGAAGCCTTCCGGCCCGAGCGATTTCTCACCCCCAGCGGCGCGGTGGACAAGGCGCTGACGGAGAAGGTGCTGCTCTTTGGGCTGGGCAAACGCAAGTGCATCGGGGAGACCATCGGCCGCCTGGAGGTCTTTCTCTTCCTGGCCACGCTGCTGCAGCAGGTGGAATTCAGCGTGTCGCCCGGCACGACGGTGGACATGACCCCCATCTACGGGCTGACCATGAAGCACGCCCGCTGTGAACACTTCCAAGCAAAGCTGCGCTTCGAGGCCTAG
- the LOC138844762 gene encoding cytochrome P450 1A2 isoform X1 encodes MPPRPEPAAVDSPHSPADLKHLPLQMAMSPAAPLSVTELLLVSAVFCLVFWAVRASRPKVPKGLKRLPGPWGWPLLGHLLTLGKNPHVALARLSRRYGDVFQIRLGSTPVVVLSGLDTIKQALVRQGDDFKGRPDLYSSSFITEGQSMTFSPDSGPVWAARRRLAQDSLKSFSIASNPASSSSCYLEEHVSQEAENLIGRFQELMAAVGRFDPYSQLVVSAARVIGAMCFGRRFPQGSEEMLDVVRNSSKFVETASSGSPVDFFPILRYLPNRPLQRFKDFNQRFLRFLQKTVREHYEDFDRNSIQDITGALFKHSEKNSKANSGLIPQEKIVNLVNDIFGAGFDTITTALSWSLMYLVTNPRRQRKIQEELDAVVGRARQPRLSDRPQLPYLEAFILELFRHTSFVPFTIPHSTTRDTTLNGFHIPKECCIFINQWQINHDPQLWGDPEEFRPERFLTADGAAINKPLSEKVTLFGLGKRRCIGETLARWEVFLFLAILLQRLEFSVPPGVPVDLTPIYGLTMKHPRCEHVQARPRFSDQ; translated from the exons ATGCCCCCTCGGCCGGAGCCTGCCGCCGTGGacagcccccacagccccgccGATCTGAAGCACCTGCCTCTACAG ATGGCGATGTCCCCAGCCGCTCCCCTCTCGGTCACTGAGCTGCTCCTGGTCTCTGCCGTCTTCTGCCTGGTGTTCTGGGCGGTCAGGGCCTCGAGGCCTAAGGTCCCCAAAGGCCTGAAGCGTCTgccggggccctggggctggccccTGCTCGGGCACCTGCTGACGCTGGGCAAGAACCCGCACGTGGCGCTGGCGCGGCTGAGCCGGCGCTACGGGGACGTGTTCCAGATCCGCCTGGGCTCCACGCCCGTGGTGGTGCTCAGCGGCCTGGACACCATCAAGCAGGCCTTGGTGCGGCAAGGCGACGACTTCAAGGGCCGGCCTGACCTCTACAGCTCCTCCTTCATCACCGAGGGCCAGAGCATGACCTTCAGCCCAGACTCGGGGCCCGTGTGGGCCGCCCGCCGGCGCCTGGCCCAGGACTCCCTGAAGAGCTTCTCCATCGCCTCCAACCccgcctcctccagctcctgctacCTGGAGGAGCACGTGAGCCAGGAGGCCGAGAACCTCATCGGCAGGTTCCAGGAGCTGATGGCGGCTGTGGGGCGCTTCGACCCCTACAGCCAGCTGGTGGTGTCGGCGGCCAGGGTCATCGGGGCCATGTGCTTTGGGCGGCGCTTCCCGCAGGGCAGTGAGGAGATGCTGGACGTCGTGAGGAACAGCAGCAAGTTCGTGGAGACCGCCTCTTCCGGCAGCCCCGTGGACTTCTTCCCCATCCTGCGCTACCTGCCCAACCGCCCCCTGCAGAGGTTCAAGGACTTCAACCAGAGGTTCCTGCGGTTCCTGCAGAAAACCGTCCGGGAGCACTATGAGGACTTCGACAGG AACAGCATCCAGGACATCACGGGCGCCCTCTTCAAGCACAGCGAAAAGAACTCCAAGGCCAACAGCGGCCTCATCCCCCAGGAGAAGATCGTCAACCTCGTCAACGACATCTTTGGAGCTG GGTTTGACACCATCACCACAGCACTCTCATGGAGCCTCATGTACCTGGTGACCAAccccaggagacagagaaagatccagGAGGAGCTGG ACGCTGTGGTTGGCAGGGCGCGGCAGCCCCGCCTCTCCGACAGACCCCAGCTGCCCTACCTGGAGGCCTTCATCCTGGAGCTCTTCCGACACACCTCTTTCGTCCCCTTCACCATCCCCCACAG CACCACCAGGGACACCACACTGAACGGCTTCCACATTCCCAAGGAATGCTGCATTTTCATAAACCAGTGGCAAATCAACCACGACCC GCAGCTGTGGGGGGACCCGGAGGAGTTCCGGCCCGAGCGATTCCTCACTGCGGACGGCGCGGCCATCAACAAGCCCCTGAGTGAGAAGGTCACGCTCTTCGGCCTCGGCAAGCGCAGGTGCATCGGGGAGACCCTGGCCAGGTGGGAAGTCTTCCTCTTCCTGGCCATCCTGCTCCAGCGGCTGGAGTTCAGCGTGCCACCCGGCGTGCCCGTGGACCTGACCCCCATCTACGGGCTGACCATGAAGCACCCGCGCTGTGAGCATGTCCAGGCTCGCCCACGCTTCTCCGACCAGTGA